One genomic region from Anabaena sp. PCC 7108 encodes:
- a CDS encoding pitrilysin family protein — MNQAILDFGFRLKRYFDKAQYKSVERLWILDWFIGSANKSHSQSSNQLSQPPVFRRLFATALAIMICCWGLMPEIATALQPKQTSIQPYLDRVIKQLTEFRLDNGLKFIVLERHQAPVVSFLTYADVGGIDEPDGQTGVAHFLEHLAFKGTKRIGTTDYQAEKPLLDQLEQLDSQVRIAKAQGKKDDLAKLQTEFKSVETQALKLVKQNEMGQIVEQAGGVGLNANTSGEATRYFYSFPANKLELWMSLESDRFLEPVFREFYKEKDVILEERRMRVENSPIGLMIEKFIDTAFKVHPYRRPVIGYDEDIRNLTPQNVRQFFDNYYVPSNLTIAIVGDVNPTEVKKLAQVYFGRYQAKPKAQPKIPTEPKQTETRELTLQLPSQPWYLEGYHRPAVTHPDNAVYEIIGSLLSDGRTSRLYKSLVEKQRLALAAQGSSGFPGDKYPNLMLFYALTAPGHTVDELAVALKQEIESLKTQPVTDIELQRVKTQARASLLRSLDSNMGMAQQLLEYEVKTGSWRNLFKQLDDIAAVTPADIQRVAQTTFTPENRTVGKLLSKQS; from the coding sequence ATGAATCAGGCAATTTTAGATTTTGGATTTCGGCTTAAGCGCTACTTCGACAAGGCTCAGTACAAGTCAGTCGAACGACTTTGGATTTTGGATTGGTTCATCGGTAGTGCTAACAAATCCCACTCTCAATCATCCAATCAATTATCCCAGCCTCCAGTCTTTCGTCGTCTGTTTGCCACTGCTTTGGCGATAATGATATGTTGTTGGGGGTTAATGCCAGAAATCGCTACAGCGCTACAACCCAAGCAAACATCAATTCAACCTTATTTAGATCGAGTAATTAAGCAGTTAACAGAGTTTCGTCTCGATAATGGGTTGAAATTTATTGTTTTAGAAAGACATCAAGCGCCTGTAGTTTCCTTTCTTACCTATGCTGATGTTGGTGGCATAGATGAACCAGATGGACAAACTGGTGTCGCACACTTTCTAGAGCATTTAGCATTTAAAGGCACAAAACGCATTGGTACTACAGATTATCAAGCCGAAAAACCACTACTAGACCAATTAGAACAATTAGACAGCCAAGTTAGGATTGCTAAAGCCCAAGGAAAAAAAGATGATTTAGCAAAATTACAAACTGAGTTTAAATCAGTAGAAACTCAAGCCCTCAAATTAGTTAAACAAAACGAAATGGGGCAAATTGTTGAGCAAGCGGGAGGAGTAGGCTTAAACGCCAATACATCAGGGGAAGCAACCCGTTATTTTTACAGTTTTCCTGCTAATAAGTTGGAATTGTGGATGTCTCTGGAATCAGATCGATTTTTAGAACCTGTCTTTCGGGAGTTTTATAAAGAAAAAGATGTAATTTTGGAAGAACGCCGAATGCGAGTAGAAAACTCTCCTATCGGCTTAATGATTGAGAAATTTATCGATACTGCTTTCAAAGTCCATCCCTACAGACGACCGGTGATTGGTTACGACGAAGATATTCGTAATTTAACACCGCAAAATGTCAGGCAATTTTTTGACAATTACTATGTCCCCAGCAACTTAACGATCGCTATTGTCGGCGATGTTAACCCGACTGAGGTAAAAAAATTAGCACAAGTTTACTTTGGGCGTTATCAAGCTAAACCTAAAGCCCAGCCCAAAATTCCCACAGAACCAAAGCAAACCGAAACCAGGGAACTTACCTTACAACTACCTTCTCAACCTTGGTATTTAGAAGGTTATCACCGTCCAGCAGTTACTCATCCTGATAATGCAGTTTATGAAATTATTGGTAGTTTATTGAGTGATGGACGCACCTCAAGATTGTATAAGTCATTGGTAGAAAAACAGCGTTTAGCTCTAGCTGCTCAAGGTTCCAGCGGCTTTCCGGGGGATAAATACCCCAATTTGATGTTATTTTATGCTCTCACTGCTCCCGGTCACACAGTTGATGAATTGGCGGTGGCTTTAAAGCAGGAAATTGAGAGTTTGAAAACCCAGCCTGTCACGGATATTGAGTTACAGCGCGTTAAGACTCAAGCGAGGGCTAGTTTATTGCGAAGTCTAGATTCCAATATGGGAATGGCGCAGCAACTATTGGAATATGAAGTAAAAACTGGTTCTTGGCGGAATTTGTTTAAGCAGTTAGATGACATTGCGGCGGTTACTCCTGCGGATATTCAGCGGGTAGCGCAAACGACATTTACGCCGGAAAATCGGACGGTTGGTAAGTTGTTGTCGAAGCAATCATAA